In the genome of Labeo rohita strain BAU-BD-2019 chromosome 2, IGBB_LRoh.1.0, whole genome shotgun sequence, the window GAATCTCATGGAGTTAAGTAAAGTtaataattataagaaataataagaataataagaaatacACAGATGAGCCACATCATGACCACCCCCAGCCTACAGCAATGAGTGTACCTGGCAACTGCAGGTGCAGTTCACAGAGCAGTATATATACCACCCGAGGACCGCTTTCAGTCAGTAGAGTATTCGGTGTAAGAATGGCTGCCAACAGGATAATGCTCCATGCCACACTGTCAGAATTGTCAAGTAGTGGTTCAAGGAACATAATGGTGAATTTTTGAAAATGCCCTGGCCTCCAAATTCACCCAGTCGAACAACTGTGGTTTGAAAAAGCAGATTTGTGATACATCACCACCACCCTGCATTGTACGGGACCCGGAGGACCTCGTGTTGACACCATGGTACCAGATATCTCAGGAGACCTATCGTCACCTTGTCAAATTAATACCTTGCCACGTGGGCCCTGGCCACTGTTTTGTGGGTCCTACAGGTTATTAGATAGGTGGTCATAATGCAATGTCTCATCAGTGTATTTAATAAGCAATATCCTGCAGAAAACTCTTTGTCCTTACCTTCTACAAAATCTGAACACTCTCTAACAAACTCCAACAGCTGGTGAAACACAGCACTGATTGTCCTCTTTGCCACCACAAAGTGCTGCAGCGGTGAAACATTGTCCAGCTCCATGTTTAAATGCTGAAAGCGCAGTGATTATATTTCACACTTCAAATGCCTAAAATATGGTGACATATTGATCCGTTAACCTACTGGTAGCCTATATATTAAGGCTTTGGTACTCACCCAGTCTGAAAACAGAATTTCAGCAGTGCAAGTTCAAGTGGTGCCACTTCTTAAATGAGGTCAACGAGCATCTTAATTAAAAGGAAATTAAACCTTTTGCAAAACATCTTTTCTGGGCCTCTTGGGAAGTCTGTCTGTGTGCAGGATATTGACACTGTCTGATGAGATTTAGCAATACTGAGCAAGTCTTTACAGAGAAGGAACAGTGACCTATAATCCTCTTATTCAGGACTTAAATAAGCAGACAGCTTCCAATCACCTGTCTCTAACCACAAACTGCTATTTCCAGCATCAGTTAGATAGTGTTGTCGATACTGTTTGGTGTATTTATGGTATTTTATAAGTGTATGTTTCATCagtttacagtgtatgttttaatgattttcagcaGTGGTTCTAACGGAATcatttaaaatggcatttatgCTCTGCTTTATTCAAGACACATTGATCCAGGTATTTTCCTTTACCAATTGCATGTGAGGTTTGTGTGGCCactatttctcattttaattgtaCTGATCATTTTGAAAGAATTTGGCCAAGAGATAGTGCCAGTGTTCccttatttaaattttgtaaaCAATTACACTTAATTAGGCTTAAAGACACCAGCATTTTAAAAGCTCTGTTGATTTTGTGCACAGTAGTGGGCTAGTCTAAAGACCACACATATGCTATTTTCTCAGCCAGGAAAAAGCAAGAGCAGAAGACTGATAAAGAGAGAGGTGTGGTGGTTTGCTACATGAAAATGTGCAACTTTCCTCCTAACTGTCataatttaaatagtacaatTCTGCATATCTGAAATGCACATTTCTGCCCCACCCAAATGTCTCTCAGTAGTCTAAATGAAAACTACCTTCCTTCTATTTCTCACATTATAAATTTATTAGATTTCCCTTTAATGTATCCTAAAACAAACCCAAAAAAGAGGCATTAGGACCCTGGAGCTGAGGATTACGGAGAGAGTAAGTGCTGGCAGAGACAGATGAATGAGCCaaacacaagacaaacaaaAGAAGGGACACAGGAACTCACTGAggtagagagacagagagagatggtCTGATAACTGAACAGGAGGCTGAAGAGAGACAAAGTGACAGGTCAAGATTCAGCGACAGATATCAGGAGGAGTGCACAAActagaagaggaggaggagtcTGGTCTGAGAGGAAGCTAAAAAGAGTGGAGCGCGAAAAGGAGCCCTTCAAAACACAGAGATCCTTCCTGAGTGGGCCACTGACATAGATGTGGAATAAACTGGAGCCTGGCAAAAAGGACCTCAGCTGgcaaaataattttcatcaCTGAAGGaattactgaaaatataaatgcacAGAACTGTGCAAAGGCACCAAGGAGAGCAGAGgacaattaaacattattaaaacaaaaagaagacGTGGAGATACCACCCACAGAGAGAGACTGAGTATACCACACACAGGGTTTATTACAGGTAATCACACCGCAGCTGAGCAACGAACGCTAACCAtcaacaaatacacacacacacacacacacacacacacacacacacacacattcatttaaGGAATACACACCTACACATAGTGAGTGATTATAACACATAGGCTGAACATCCATAACTCAAGCTTAGAGAGTTTAGACTATAGTCAGGAAGCATAGAGAAGCTTGGCTGTCAAAGACAGATTGACTGTGAATGGATAGAAGCATGGTGAGGCCCTGCGGACAACTATCATGGCACTTTGAACACTCTGTCCACCAAAATATGAACTGATCTAAGAACAGATTTTCTTCTCCATGACAAAAACCCGGAATTAAAATAGAACATTAGCAGATCACAGACCAAATCATCTTTCCAAGTCGAGATCCACCATTACCTAGAAAACTCTTGAAGAACTTTGAAGAACCAGCACTCTGATTTCTCACCTCCACTCTTGGATATCCTTCTGTCCTAAGGACCAATTCCATTGTGTTACCCACAGGACATCTGGTCACCTCTCTTTGTTGGAATGGAAGTTGTGCACTGAGCTGCTAAGAAGGAGTTGAGCGAGTTAGAAGTTCACCTACACTGCACCGACACTGCAGCATGAAGCTCAGGCATGGGGCAAGAGGGGCACTACTGGCCTTGCTGCTGAGTTTACTGCTGTCTACCTGCACCACACAAGAGAGTGAGGAGAGTCTGGAGCTCCAAGAGGAAAACAATACAGTCAGCACTGAGAGCCCTGTAAGTCAAATGtgatacacacacacctgctgTTCACCTGTCAAGGCTTGAAGGTAGTACACAAAGACTGTAAAATCTCAGAAATCAATCCTCTGAATTTTACTTTAGGGTATGATAATCATTAGACATGAAGAGAAAGTATAAGGTAATGACATTCATAGTTAAAGTTTGCTTATGTAGTTGAAGCTCTGAAATGCTTGATTTTTATAGGATACTGTATCATCCGACATAACCATCGTGAGCCCCCACAGGACATGGATAGTCTTTAGGGACAACTCCAACAAGGGTGGAAATAAGAAACCAAGAGGAAATAAAAGAGTCTCCAAGGTAATCTCTGGTCCAATGTATAGGCATTACACAATGCTAAAGAGTATAGAATAATATCAATACATAGAATAAGTGCATGTAGATATACTCAACAGAAAAGTAAAGAGGTAAGTAAAGAAGAACTgaatagtaaaactatggccTATGTGACAGTGTATCAGAAAGTGCCTAATCTTACAGTGGATTTCTCTTATTATGTAATGTAACTTCAAATTTTCCACATGTCCAGCATGGCCTTCCAGGTCCACCAGGCCCTCCTGGTCCCCAGGGGCCTCCTGGTCCTCCAGGCCCCCTACTGCCCCATCATGCAGAGTTGATACAGGACTTCCAAGTCAAACTAAAAGGTATACTGGAATTTGTGTACATAAGCCCATTCACACACTATTACCCATCATGCCAGACAGAAAACAGGAGATAAATCTCATAATACATCCATCTGGTAGACCTGACCTACAACTtgttaaaatgccattttcagTCCTGGTCCTGGGGTCTTGTTGCtctacacattttgtatgtctctctTATTTAACACTTGATTCATATAAGCTAAACTGAATGTATCAAACAAgagatacattaaaaatgtgcagCGAGGTGGGTCCATTGATCTACATTGTGCATCATCTAATGATTCAGTTCACTTGTGCTAAAGCAGTTTGCTAAGACACCAGATGCAGGTGCACAAAATTAGTTAAACTGGTGTTAAGTAACTGTTTTAACATCAACCTCAAAAAGTTTGTTATTTGAGTTTGGATATGACATTTGAATATGTTGGTTATCATggtcttgtttttgtttgggcTAAGTCACTTTCAGCATTGCTTGATGTTTGGGATATGTGTTGTCATGCTCATTTGTTGGGGAGGCTGCTAGTCTGATTGTGGGCTGAGCTGATCTCTTAATAGGTGTAATTTTCCAGGACGTAGATTTGACTTGGCCTGGCCAAAGAATTCCACGGATTCcagattttgtgtgtgtgtgcatgtttgtgtgtggaaTGAGTGTTGGCATATCGCCAGGAAAGCAGACACAGGTCTGTTTGTGCTCTGGTGCAGTGAGCTGCAGGCTGTTCTGACagcaatataaaacataaaggCTCTTATTCACACAGAAAAGTGCAGTGGCGCCGTACGCTCATACATTCTAGCATTCTCATTCCCTCACACTTCCATCCACTCTGTCTGctcatacacacactcaaacactcCAAATATTTACATCTTCTATTCACTGTGAGATTGTTTAATAACTTTAAATGCAGCCAAGTGTCAGTCAAATACAATCCCAAACACTTTCCACTGGCTGTATTTCAGGGTTTTTGAGTCTGAGAAGGTGCCTAGTTTAGTGGATTACACCTTGTCCCAAACCCTTGAAAATAATGTACTAAGATGGGAGTTAGCTCTTTTGTGCTTTTGACAAAACAACCTTACAATCCTGTAATTACCTTTTCCACTCAGAGATGGTAGGAACTCACTGTCTGCTCTGCGATCAACCCCCTCGTGTGGCCACAGCTTTCCGTTGCCGACTGCACCACAACCTGTTGGTCCACCGTCGCAGTCTGCAGGAGCTCCAGCCCTTCAACACCGTAAGTGGAAAATAATCCTTTCCAAACTAGAAACAATTTACTAATTTCAGTTAACCATGACATAGCACCCCCAGAGCTGTGAAATTAAATGTGAACTCTAAATAAGGCTTTAATTTCTCTGAAGTAGCCCTAACTTCTAGATGCATTGATTTAGCAGCAATGTTAGCTTTGGCTGATGGTGAAACAGACTGGCAAGCAGTGAAGAAGGGTTGGCAATGGAAGAGACTGGCAAAGGCATATTTAATAATTCcatttctgtgttttccacagCCCTCAAACACAGAGCAGTTCCATCAGAGAGGACAGGGCTTTAACGCCAGCAGTGGCCGGTACACAGCTCCAGTGTCTGGGTTCTACCAACTCACAGCTAGTCTGCTATTGGGTATGTGGTTCAAATATGTTTTGGGGTGTGCCACTGCCCCCAACATTCAGACTAGTTATCAACCAATATAGTATTTTAATGGCAGATCCTTAAACTAAACCAGAAAGTATGGTTAGTTTGAATTTAATATTGCACATGATTTATGTGCCTATACAAGAATATCAACATCACCAACTCTGAAAGCTAAAACATTCCAGTCTTTGGGTATTTGTGTGAATTTCAGAATATATGTGAATTTGATGAGGAATTTACCATTGATGAAGTGCCTTTTTTACATTATCAGAATGTGTAAACATTGCACCTTTAGCACTAGATTAGGTTAGGTTGTCACTGGGGCAATATCTTCAAACCTTCAAACCAAAAGTATTTGTATTCTTTGACCAACTTTGTTACTGTAGACACTGTCCTGCAGTGTTTGGCTCCATCTCTGTTCAGATGCCCCTGAAAAATCTGACCGAAGTCTTCAGGATTACTTGAAAATTAAAGGCAGGTTTAACTGAATTAGGATGGAGCTGAACTCTGTCCTCCAGGTCTGGAGTTGCCCATTCCTTCCCTAAAGGGTAATTATTAGTACCTCAAAGCTGTACTACGAACTTTAGCCTCTCTATTGCTATCtgtgaaacataaaattaaatgttacttgCGGAATCAATCTGCTCTTCTATGCATATCTGATGGTTATGGATGATGGCCATATCAGATGAAATCTGTTATGCTGCACTAAGACCCACTGAGCGTAAGAAGAAATTCCAAAAAAGCATATAAGCAAGTATCATATGTACCACTGTGGTTCAAATCTTGTTTTGGCACAGACTCTTTTGCTTTCCCATTTTCAATAGATATTCTTAACACTTCCaagattttatgttttgaagGTGATTTAGGAGGTCAAATGTCAGGAGAGTTGCTGTCCATGTTACATGCTAGTTAGAGGACTAGTTCTAGTCTACACAATACTATTTATTGTAACAACAAGCTACAACCACCCACACACAGTATAGCAGGACCTTCTTTTGCGTTTACGGACACAACATTAGGAGGCAAGAATAAATGATGTAAGCCTGGAATTTCCTGTGAAATCCGACTTGACAGTtcacaattcaaaacaatattgTTGGTTTACTGCAGTGAATTCTCAAGAATGTAGTTTTGAATACAGATTTGTCATGcactttttcaaaaatgtgatttcCATTATACATTCAccaaacaatccaaacaagTCTAGCCCAGCATCATTGGCTTTAGGCATAATGAAATTTCACTAATTTATAACCAACAAATCTTCCatagtgcagctttaaaggacaagttcacatccagaacaaaaatttacagataatttactcacccccttgtcatccaagatgttcatgtccttctttcatcaggcgataagaaattatgtttgttgaggaaaaaaaaatcaggaattatcCAATTCactggtgcccccaagtttgaacttccaaaaggcagtttaaatgcaaacaaattgacaattcatatactttttaacctcaaacactcgtcttgtctaagtctgcgtgaactcagtttttttccggttcaatacggtcagtacagttagggtatgtcgaaaaactcttgTTTCTTCcccaatttcaaaatcgtcctacatcgctgcagaagtaccaacccagtgtttacaaagtgaacatgcaaagaagatcaaatgtttacagagacgagacaagatgagcatttgagattaaaaagtatataaattgggAATTTGTTTCCAAAATGACccatcgttttgctagataagacccttcttcctcggctgggatcgtttagagctgtttgaagctgcatttaaactgcattttggaagttcagacttgGGGTACCACTGAAGTCCGCTATAttgagaacattcctgaaatgttttcctcaagaaacataatttcttatcgactgaagaaagaaagaaatgaacaccttggatgacaagggggtgagtaaattatctgtacatttttgttctggaagtgaacttctcctttaaggtgtACTGAAAGAAGTACCTG includes:
- the si:ch1073-184j22.1 gene encoding erythroferrone, whose amino-acid sequence is MKLRHGARGALLALLLSLLLSTCTTQESEESLELQEENNTVSTESPDTVSSDITIVSPHRTWIVFRDNSNKGGNKKPRGNKRVSKHGLPGPPGPPGPQGPPGPPGPLLPHHAELIQDFQVKLKEMVGTHCLLCDQPPRVATAFRCRLHHNLLVHRRSLQELQPFNTPSNTEQFHQRGQGFNASSGRYTAPVSGFYQLTASLLLESNESQKKPHARQRDSVKASICIESLCQSNVSLETVTGVSTTGGVFSILLTGTLYLQAGEYVSILIDNGTGSALTILQDSLFSGILIGV